The following are encoded in a window of Phaseolus vulgaris cultivar G19833 chromosome 3, P. vulgaris v2.0, whole genome shotgun sequence genomic DNA:
- the LOC137808183 gene encoding transcriptional regulator SUPERMAN-like, which produces MWNPRDQEDDSWEVRAFAEDTSNIMGTTWPPRSYTCTFCRREFRSAQALGGHMNVHRRDRARLHQASPINHHQHHHPISSLSRSHHSPSFLNLCHSPDPLSNGGVCLLYPFPSPNTAPFSPLGHTTSFNNACADSPSSLFSPSSSLSHPPMRVPTCSNASFDFAVAQPATGRRNAFSSYSGKMEHEPATSSAHHAQHEELDLELRLGNRSTSTS; this is translated from the coding sequence ATGTGGAATCCAAGGGACCAAGAAGATGACTCCTGGGAGGTCAGAGCGTTTGCAGAGGACACCAGCAACATCATGGGCACCACTTGGCCTCCGAGGTCCTATACCTGCACCTTCTGTAGAAGGGAGTTCCGTTCAGCACAAGCCCTCGGTGGCCACATGAACGTTCACCGCCGTGACCGAGCTCGCCTCCACCAAGCCTCACCCATCAACCACCACCAGCATCACCACCCCATCTCCTCTCTCTCCCGCTCAcaccactcaccctcttttcTCAACCTCTGTCACTCTCCGGACCCTCTTTCAAATGGTGGGGTATGCCTCTTGTACCCCTTCCCTAGCCCTAACACAGCTCCATTCTCCCCTCTTGGCCACACCACTAGTTTCAATAATGCATGTGCTGACTCTCCCTCTTCTCTTTTCTCTCCCTCCTCTTCCCTTTCACACCCTCCAATGAGGGTCCCAACTTGCTCAAATGCCTCCTTTGATTTCGCAGTGGCGCAGCCTGCCACAGGCAGGAGGAACGCTTTCTCTTCTTATTCTGGGAAAATGGAGCACGAACCCGCAACCTCCTCCGCTCATCATGCCCAACACGAGGAGCTTGATCTAGAGCTCCGTCTGGGAAATAGATCAACATCAACGTCATGA